From the genome of Mucilaginibacter paludis DSM 18603:
CGTGTAAGCGACTTAAAATTAGAGAAACTGATTATCACCAACGCTATCGAAGATACTATCGTTTCTGTAACTACCTCACGTGCATTACGTCAGGCAGAGCAAGAAGCTGCATCCGGTAAAAAATAATCAGGATTCTGCTACTACAAAAAAAGGCTTCCCGGTTTCGGGGAGCCTTTTTTATTGATATAGTTCAACCTGAACTGTATCATCAGTGCAATTAACCATACGGCTATAAACGGTATCAATAGCAATAAGGCCGGAATAAAATAGAGTACGAAAAACAGCACAAATAAAAATGGCGCCATAATTAAAACGGATGTAAAATAAGGCTTTCGTGTTAAAAACGGCAAACTAACTACAAAACCGTGCGATACCAGCAAGCCCAGCCAGCATATAGCCGAGAACGAAGCCATTGAATTGGCTTTGATGTTAGTAAAAGCACCGGGAAACTCAATCGAGTGCAATGATATATATCCCCAAAGGTCAGGCACATCTACACCTGGCCATATCGATAATAAGATCATCAAAACAACTGCTATTTTCATTGTTACCTGCCATTATACCCAGGGTAAAATCACCTTGGTTTACTGGTAAAATTACGACTATAGGCATTTGTAAATTTTGACTTATATCAAAATATCATTTTTTCGCTCTTATCCTGCTTAACGTTTCCTGGCTTATCCCCAGGTGCGACGCGATTTGCCGCAATGAGGCCTTTTGAATCACATCGGGATACGTTTTGATTAAGGATTGATAACGCTCCTGGGCAGATAAGGTGCGCAACGCGATGGCTCGTGCCTCACTTTTGATATAATATTGTTCTGTAATTATCCTCCCTATCAAATTAAACTCCGGAAAATTCTGGTAAAGGGTTTGCATTTGTTGCCAGGTGATGGAGAGCAATACACTCTCTTCTAAAATTTCAATACTTTCTGTGGCCGGCTGTTGGGTAAAAAAACTATAAACAGAAATCATCATATCTCCGGGTCCCATAAACCAGGTGGTATACTCTTTATCTTCATTTAAATAAAAGGCCCGTGCAAAACCTTTTTGTATAAAATAGATTCGCCGGTTAACCTGCCCTATTTTTAATAGCAATTGTTTTTTACCTGGCTTATCTTCTCTCAGCATCTCAACAATACTTTGTTGTAAAGCGGCCGATAATGGTGCTATACCATTCAAAGTTTGTATTAATGCCGCCGTTTCCAAAATAGTAAAAGTTTAATAACGATGGGCCTTATAATAGGCATTTTAACTTGACACAATGGCGATTTTAACACTTTATAAATATGCACTATTAAAACTTTAACCCATAAAAAAAGTTTAATATTGCACACAGCTATCCCCACCAAATGAAAATACGCTCCATTTTAACAGCCGCATTCGTTATTACGTCCTTAGCAGCAAACGCCCAAACTATTTTGAGCGGTATAGTTACCGAAAGCGGTAAAAACACCAAGCTCGAAAATGTTTTTATTAAAGATACCGGCAGCAAACAGGTAGCCCTTACCGATAAGTCGGGTAGCTTTGATATCCGTACTGCCGTTAATCACACCCTCATCTTCTCCTCACCCGGGTATATTTCTGATACATTATATGTGATCGATATGAAACCCAAACGTGTAGAGTTAAAGTTGCGCGGTATCAGTTTAAATACGGTTGATATATCCAGTAACGCAGCACCATTTAACCCCGAGGCTGAATATCCTGAGATTTACGAGAAAAGCAAATTCGCCCTCTCCCCTTCCCGCATCTTCGGTAAAGAATCCCGCGATGCACGTCGCCTAAAACACTATTTTAAAACCGAACAGGAGCAAAGGCAGATTGACGCCGTTTTTACCAAAGCGTTGGTGAGCAGCATTGTACCGCTAAAAGGCGTCGATCTGGATAACTTCATGATGATGTATCGCCCAACATTGGCATTTGCCAAAAACAGCTCTCAACAAACATTAACAGTTTATATCAATGATTCGTACCGCAAATTTAAGGCCCTGCCGCCCGAAAAACGCAGTTTGCCGAGATTAAACGATTAAAAGGAAAAAGCAGGAGGCAAGAGATGAGAAGTAAGTTGGCTTAACAAATACAATAAGTCGGCTCACACCAAAACAAACCGAAGCCCTGTCTAAACCGCGTAGCGCTCATGCACACCAAAACAAACCAAAGCCTACAAAATCTCTGCGCTTTATACTCGCTCGCATAGAACACGCCCCTCTCGAGAGGGGAATCGCGCGGGCTGCCGCTTTTTTTATATTGTATTGATAATGAGTACTTTTATTTAGATCCCCTCTTGAGAGGCATAGCCGTCAATTTAAGTAGCTGTACTCATATATTGTTGATTTTCAGTTATTTAATTTTTAGGCGCGGTTTGCCCGCATGGGCAAACCTATGTATTTTTACTCTCATATTTTTCGTTTTTTAAGGCGGGGAGGTTTAGATGACCCCGCCTTTCTTATTTTTGTTTAACTATCTAAATATAGTATTTAAATATCTAATAATCAAATACTTATTACAATTTCTTCTATTTTTAACCTATGTTTTCTGTGCTCTTTTGAAAGGTGCTTTAAGTTTAATTTCTCCAACAGAGCTAACCACTTTGAGCATATCCCTAAAAGCTGCGCTCGCAATTCTTCTTTCGTAGAAGCGATTAGTCGATGCACCTTTAAAACACTAATTTGACCTATCTTACCGATAGCCATGCATATTTTCCAACTCAAAACTGCCCAGATCAACTTACTGTATAATATACTGGTTATACGATCCGAACTTCCTTTGGGGAACGTGTGTATCTTTAAAAACGACTTCCATGCTTTAAAAACCAATTCTATCTGCCATCGCAGGTGATATAACTTTTGGATCAATTCAGCGCTATATTTTTCGCTCACCAGGTTGGTAACAATAAAGTTAAACCCTGCCCGCTCTTTGAATCCCTTACTGGTGGTACTGCCTTTCTTTTTATTGTACTTTTCAGTATTGGCTATCCGCCTTGCCTTGAGCTCTTCACTTACCGGTTCTATTATTATCCTTACCGGCATCTTATCAGCTCCGATATATACCTGTTGATCAAATACGCCGGTTATGCCTTGTAGTTTCGACAACTCTAACTTTTGGTATTGGTCGTCCTTTAATAGATAAATCGTTGTTTTCGGACATAATTTATTAATAAAGAAAGCTTTGACTTTGTTAATATTGTTCATATAACTCAAGTGAGTGTAACCCAGATCTCTCATATATAATACCCCCGGCTGAATTGATGCCTTGTCCAGATGACTCTCACCCTGGTCATTTGCGTTGGCCGGAGTTACTTTGATATCGCTTTTACCACTTTTGATTTCAAATTCAAATTGTACAGATGCTCCCGCTTTCATCCCACTTCCTTTTGTTCCGGGGAATGTCTCTGCAATAACTTCCGGCAACGCGAAACGGGTAGAATCTTTGATACGGATCTCCAAGCCCTGTGTTTGCTCTTGCGGTAACTCAACTGCTATTAATTGCTCAAAAACGGCTTGTACAAACTTTGTCATATTGCTGTGATGTCTTTGATGCAATGCCTGCTTCGAAATATCAAGCCCATCCCTCCGCATTAACTGCATACTCATGCCGTTAAACGATTGATCTCCATCAAATAACGCCATATCCAATAGTTCCTTGCCTCCCACTTTTCGTTTGCGTTGTATAGCCTCTGTTTTACGGGCCAGGCCATCTAACACCGTTGGTTCAAATAGTTCCGAACTCATTCGCTCGAATAATGACTGCAATTTTGCAGTTCCGATTCTTGCTCTAAAAAAATTTTATCCCTTTTTTTTCTAAAGTTGACGGCTATGCTCTTGAGAGGGGGCGGGTTTGGGAGTGCGGCTGCAGGGGTGTGTTCGCCGTGCGACGAACTGTGCAACCTGCGTAACTTACCTACGGCACGAAACGTTTATTATTGATCATTTCTGCCGGGCTTTTACTCCTAACGGAGTATTTTAATGGCACCAAAAAGATGTGGGTGCACGGTAGCGTACCGGGAAGGGTTGGGGTTGTGCTTCGTCACGCGGCAATTGAGCGGCAGATGCTCTAAATTAAGAATACAGATTATTAATATAAGAATACACACTGACAATCAAATACTTAATAACACATCATCATAAGCGCAACTACTTAAAGTTATGCCTAAACCAATCAATACATCTTCCGGCAAATATTACTGCTAAACAAAAAATTAATTTATTGTTAAATTGTCATAGAATTGTTTA
Proteins encoded in this window:
- a CDS encoding IS4 family transposase, with the translated sequence MSSELFEPTVLDGLARKTEAIQRKRKVGGKELLDMALFDGDQSFNGMSMQLMRRDGLDISKQALHQRHHSNMTKFVQAVFEQLIAVELPQEQTQGLEIRIKDSTRFALPEVIAETFPGTKGSGMKAGASVQFEFEIKSGKSDIKVTPANANDQGESHLDKASIQPGVLYMRDLGYTHLSYMNNINKVKAFFINKLCPKTTIYLLKDDQYQKLELSKLQGITGVFDQQVYIGADKMPVRIIIEPVSEELKARRIANTEKYNKKKGSTTSKGFKERAGFNFIVTNLVSEKYSAELIQKLYHLRWQIELVFKAWKSFLKIHTFPKGSSDRITSILYSKLIWAVLSWKICMAIGKIGQISVLKVHRLIASTKEELRAQLLGICSKWLALLEKLNLKHLSKEHRKHRLKIEEIVISI
- a CDS encoding peptidase associated/transthyretin-like domain-containing protein; amino-acid sequence: MKIRSILTAAFVITSLAANAQTILSGIVTESGKNTKLENVFIKDTGSKQVALTDKSGSFDIRTAVNHTLIFSSPGYISDTLYVIDMKPKRVELKLRGISLNTVDISSNAAPFNPEAEYPEIYEKSKFALSPSRIFGKESRDARRLKHYFKTEQEQRQIDAVFTKALVSSIVPLKGVDLDNFMMMYRPTLAFAKNSSQQTLTVYINDSYRKFKALPPEKRSLPRLND
- a CDS encoding Crp/Fnr family transcriptional regulator, which codes for METAALIQTLNGIAPLSAALQQSIVEMLREDKPGKKQLLLKIGQVNRRIYFIQKGFARAFYLNEDKEYTTWFMGPGDMMISVYSFFTQQPATESIEILEESVLLSITWQQMQTLYQNFPEFNLIGRIITEQYYIKSEARAIALRTLSAQERYQSLIKTYPDVIQKASLRQIASHLGISQETLSRIRAKK